The proteins below come from a single Actinomycetota bacterium genomic window:
- a CDS encoding copper resistance protein CopD — MTSASSGATANSGQSGTVPRDGTPASGGTPPSGARLALGLGAVALLALVAALLVGGGRYTPLPGGLPDAGAAVGWALPVVDAIALLAAVLCVGWLVSAAVLTPQGRHGVVSPQGRADLVRAAVAAGVWALAAVISIPLTLADALGVGLSDALARDTFATYGWSVTENVASAAGAVIALIVLVGAVTTSTVGLAGVWAVLALLGVAGTGLAGHAASYGSHDLALTSGVVHAAAAAVWVGGLAAMLLHGWRGDPGLPASVRRFGRLATGCVLALALSGLGNAWTRLDDPGQLLSTGYGRLVVVKTALLLCLVLVAATVRTRIAPTLATGAPRRDFLRWATLEIVLLATAVGVGEALTRTAFPRIEEPLATPAENLLGFAMPGPPTIGSVTLGWSPQVLWLAVAAVLLAGYGWGWLRLRLRGDHWPVGRLVSWLLGAGLLLWATNSGLATYAEVSLGYHMLQHMVLSMAVPILLVLAAPISLALRAIAPSPEGDRGPREWIVWAVHTPVAKALAHPVVALLLFTAGLYALYFSPLFAQLMQGHVTHVLMQGHFLLVGLLFYWIVLGVDPGPRDIPYWGRLILVLVAMVFHGFFAIAIMMSSTPLGDTWFAQVRPDWLVDPLADTYLGGGIAWGFGEIPTMIVLVTIAVQWARSEERLARRLDRAADRDGDAELAAYNERLARLGARHQRALDER, encoded by the coding sequence GTGACCAGCGCGAGTTCCGGAGCGACCGCAAACTCCGGCCAGAGCGGGACGGTGCCACGGGACGGAACTCCCGCCTCGGGGGGAACGCCCCCGTCGGGAGCGCGGCTCGCGCTCGGCCTGGGCGCGGTCGCGCTGCTGGCCCTGGTCGCGGCGCTGCTGGTCGGCGGCGGTCGCTACACCCCATTACCGGGCGGACTGCCGGACGCCGGCGCGGCGGTCGGCTGGGCGCTGCCGGTGGTCGACGCGATCGCACTGCTGGCGGCGGTGCTCTGCGTCGGCTGGTTGGTGTCGGCCGCGGTCCTGACCCCGCAGGGCCGGCACGGCGTGGTTTCCCCGCAGGGGCGCGCCGACCTGGTGCGCGCGGCGGTGGCCGCCGGCGTCTGGGCACTGGCCGCGGTGATCAGCATCCCGCTCACCCTCGCCGACGCCCTCGGCGTCGGGTTGTCCGACGCGTTGGCGCGCGACACCTTCGCCACCTACGGCTGGTCGGTGACCGAGAACGTCGCCAGCGCCGCCGGAGCCGTCATCGCGCTGATCGTCCTCGTCGGCGCGGTCACCACGTCGACGGTCGGCCTGGCCGGTGTCTGGGCGGTGTTGGCGCTCCTCGGTGTGGCCGGGACGGGCCTGGCCGGTCACGCCGCCAGCTACGGGTCGCACGACCTGGCGCTGACGTCCGGGGTGGTCCACGCCGCGGCCGCGGCCGTGTGGGTCGGGGGGCTCGCGGCGATGCTGCTGCACGGGTGGCGAGGCGATCCGGGCCTGCCCGCGTCGGTACGCCGCTTCGGCCGGCTCGCCACCGGGTGCGTGCTGGCCCTGGCACTGAGCGGGCTCGGGAACGCCTGGACCCGGCTGGACGATCCCGGTCAACTGCTGAGCACCGGCTACGGCCGGCTGGTCGTGGTGAAGACGGCCCTGCTGCTCTGTCTCGTCCTGGTGGCAGCCACGGTACGAACCCGGATCGCCCCGACGCTGGCGACGGGCGCCCCACGGCGCGACTTCCTGCGCTGGGCGACGTTGGAGATCGTCCTGCTGGCGACGGCGGTCGGCGTCGGTGAAGCGTTGACCCGCACTGCTTTCCCCCGGATCGAGGAGCCGCTGGCCACACCGGCGGAGAACCTTCTCGGCTTCGCCATGCCCGGCCCGCCGACCATCGGGTCGGTGACACTGGGCTGGTCGCCGCAGGTCCTCTGGCTGGCCGTGGCCGCGGTGTTGCTGGCCGGGTACGGCTGGGGCTGGCTGCGGCTGCGGCTGCGTGGCGACCACTGGCCGGTCGGCCGGCTGGTCTCGTGGCTGCTGGGGGCGGGCCTGCTGCTGTGGGCCACCAACTCTGGGCTGGCGACGTACGCCGAGGTGTCGCTCGGCTACCACATGTTGCAGCACATGGTGCTGTCGATGGCCGTCCCGATCCTGCTGGTCCTGGCTGCGCCGATCTCTCTGGCGCTGCGCGCGATAGCGCCCTCACCGGAGGGTGATCGCGGTCCCCGGGAGTGGATCGTGTGGGCGGTGCACACTCCGGTGGCCAAGGCGCTGGCGCATCCGGTGGTGGCGCTGTTGCTGTTCACCGCCGGCCTGTACGCGCTGTATTTCTCGCCGCTGTTCGCCCAGCTGATGCAGGGCCATGTCACCCACGTCCTCATGCAGGGCCATTTCCTGCTGGTGGGCCTGCTGTTCTACTGGATCGTCCTCGGCGTGGACCCCGGGCCCCGGGATATCCCTTACTGGGGCAGGCTGATCCTGGTCCTGGTGGCGATGGTGTTCCACGGGTTCTTCGCCATCGCGATCATGATGTCCAGTACCCCGCTGGGCGATACCTGGTTCGCCCAGGTACGGCCGGACTGGCTCGTCGATCCGTTGGCCGACACGTACCTCGGCGGCGGGATCGCGTGGGGTTTCGGCGAGATTCCCACCATGATCGTGCTGGTGACGATCGCCGTGCAGTGGGCTCGCAGCGAGGAACGACTGGCACGACGGCTGGATCGGGCGGCCGACCGGGACGGGGACGCGGAGTTGGCGGCGTACAACGAACGGCTGGCGCGCCTGGGGGCCCGCCACCAGCGGGCGCTCGACGAGCGCTGA